The Ochrobactrum sp. BTU1 region ATCCGCTGCGAAATGTCGATGCCAAGCTGCGCTTCGAAATGCGGCTTGAATTGCCACGGCTCTTACGCGAACGCAATGCGACTGTCATTTACGTCACGCAGGACTATAAGGAAGCAATGGCTCTGGGTGATAGAATTGCCGTTCTTGATGCAAAGGGCATAACTCAGATTGGCACGCCAGAGGACATTTATTGTCGCCCGGCCACCATTGAAATTGCGCGCCTCTTTGGTGATCCGGTTATCAATCTTCTCGAAATAACACCTGAGAGAATGTCCTCAGGTGCCGTCGAAGCGCGTCTTTCCGGTGGCCGCCTCATTTTACCGCAAGGCCTTGCAGCGCATGTCGGTCAATCTTTGATGCTGGGTCTGCGTCCTGAATCAATTCGGTTTGTTACGTCCGAAACGCCCGGGGCAATCCCCATTACAGTCGAGGCAGAAACGCCACTTAATGAAAAGACAGTTTCGCTTGCCCTCACTGAACGTGGTCGCGAAATCATGCTTTCGCGACCGGCCGGAACACCTGCACCGGATCGCGGTCCTGCACACGTCGCTGTCGATGCAAATGCCGTTCTGCTGTTTGATCCTCAAAACGGTCGCCGTATTGAACTGGAGGGCGGACAATGACCAAGACTATGCTCAAACTGACCAACCTCGACAAATTTTACGGACCGGCTGGTAAAGGTTTCCATGCGGTCAAAAACCTCAATATGGACATCAACGCCGGCGAAATCATCGCATTGCTTGGCTCATCTGGTTGTGGAAAAACCTCTACTCTGCGGATGATAGCAGGCTTTGAACCTGTCTCTCGCGGAACGATCATCATGGCCGACCGAGAAGTGCACCAGCTGCCACCCGTCCGCAGGCATGTTGCCATGGCCTTCGAGGGATACTCTCTTTACCCCACGGTAAATGTTCGCGACAATATCGCCTTCGCACTCAAAGCCGCAAAGCTTGCCGAAGCGGACGTTACCCGCCGCGTCAATGAGGTGGCATCGATGCTGGAAATCACGGATATTTTGCATCGTATGCCCGGTACTATTTCCGGTGGACAGCAGCAGCGTGCTTCTCTCGCGCGGGCGCTCGTACGAGAGGCCGACCTCTATCTTCTCGATGAACCAATGGGGCAACTTGAACCACAGCTGCG contains the following coding sequences:
- a CDS encoding ABC transporter ATP-binding protein → MSISLKNIHKSFKTHKVLENISFDVGTGETVVLFGPSGAGKTVLLRLIAGVVDPDEGSIFLNGQDMAGVEPEDRGLGMAFQNFALFPHMDAAENIAAPLTARRYGKDKIREAVGNLARLLKIDHVTSHKPKELSNGQKQRTALARALAGDPSILLLDDPLRNVDAKLRFEMRLELPRLLRERNATVIYVTQDYKEAMALGDRIAVLDAKGITQIGTPEDIYCRPATIEIARLFGDPVINLLEITPERMSSGAVEARLSGGRLILPQGLAAHVGQSLMLGLRPESIRFVTSETPGAIPITVEAETPLNEKTVSLALTERGREIMLSRPAGTPAPDRGPAHVAVDANAVLLFDPQNGRRIELEGGQ